A region of Streptomyces sp. NBC_01267 DNA encodes the following proteins:
- a CDS encoding MFS transporter translates to MNQIPMPTGEAERPPLSRGRSVLLLLVIVLLVEIVPLTYTLVTPALTQIAEEFSTTQVAWVITLTTLVGAAATPVVGKLGDVHGKKRVLLAVSVVFVAGSLLAALAPDFPLLLTGRALQGIGLPVMVLAYGLVRDIFRPKLVAVALGLVSTGMGISAVIGPVVGGYLIDHFGYTGLFWFQVVHALIALTLVAVLLPESALRARARLDWAGAGLLSLGATVLLLGLSESKDWGFTSGRTLVCVIGGVVVLAVWLTHERRLPEPLIDLALLKQRPVAMALTASAVVQIAFVGQSMLVPMLVMMPESAGLGYGFGSSALGVARFMLPLGIVAMISGPLAGHASRRFGARPALMFGGVAVAGGAVLLAVRHDTVPQMMIAMVVFGIGLGTSSSALPNLLVQHVPAQVQGIAGGMLNLTGSLGSAFGTQMLVVILAAPGVVTAGRSTMYPESGFVAAFLTMAAVGLCAAIAATFAGPREGAGAAVRSVPAGQAVH, encoded by the coding sequence ATGAATCAGATACCTATGCCGACGGGCGAGGCCGAACGGCCTCCGCTCTCCCGCGGACGTTCCGTCCTTCTGCTCCTCGTGATTGTTCTGCTGGTCGAGATCGTCCCGCTCACCTACACGCTGGTGACACCGGCGCTGACGCAGATCGCCGAGGAATTCAGTACCACCCAGGTCGCCTGGGTGATCACTCTCACCACGCTGGTGGGCGCCGCCGCGACACCGGTCGTGGGCAAGCTCGGCGACGTCCACGGCAAGAAGCGGGTGTTGCTGGCCGTCTCGGTGGTCTTCGTGGCCGGCTCGCTGCTCGCCGCGCTCGCCCCGGACTTCCCCCTGCTGCTCACGGGCCGGGCGCTCCAGGGGATCGGGCTGCCGGTCATGGTGCTCGCGTACGGGCTGGTGCGGGACATCTTCCGGCCCAAGCTCGTCGCGGTGGCGCTGGGCCTCGTCTCCACCGGTATGGGAATCAGCGCGGTCATCGGCCCGGTGGTCGGCGGATATCTCATCGACCACTTCGGCTACACCGGCCTCTTCTGGTTCCAGGTCGTCCATGCGCTGATCGCCCTGACCCTGGTGGCCGTGCTGCTGCCGGAGAGCGCTCTGCGTGCCCGCGCCCGGCTCGACTGGGCGGGCGCGGGACTGCTGTCGCTCGGCGCCACCGTGCTGCTGCTCGGGCTGAGCGAGTCCAAGGACTGGGGATTCACCTCCGGCCGGACCCTGGTGTGCGTGATCGGCGGTGTCGTCGTCCTGGCCGTCTGGCTGACCCACGAACGCCGCCTGCCGGAGCCGCTGATCGACCTCGCACTGCTGAAGCAGCGACCGGTGGCGATGGCCCTGACGGCCAGCGCCGTCGTACAGATCGCCTTCGTCGGACAGTCGATGCTCGTCCCGATGCTGGTGATGATGCCCGAGTCCGCGGGTCTCGGGTACGGATTCGGCTCCAGCGCGCTCGGGGTGGCGCGTTTCATGCTGCCGCTCGGCATCGTGGCCATGATCTCGGGTCCCCTGGCGGGCCACGCGTCCAGGCGGTTCGGTGCCCGGCCCGCCCTGATGTTCGGCGGTGTCGCGGTGGCCGGGGGAGCGGTACTGCTGGCCGTGCGGCACGACACCGTTCCCCAGATGATGATCGCGATGGTCGTCTTCGGGATCGGCCTGGGCACTTCCTCGTCCGCGCTGCCCAACCTGCTGGTGCAGCACGTGCCGGCCCAGGTGCAGGGCATCGCGGGCGGCATGCTCAATCTGACCGGTTCCCTCGGCAGCGCCTTCGGTACGCAGATGCTCGTGGTCATACTCGCGGCGCCGGGCGTCGTGACGGCCGGGAGGAGCACGATGTACCCCGAATCCGGTTTCGTCGCCGCCTTCCTGACGATGGCCGCGGTGGGTCTGTGTGCCGCGATCGCGGCC
- a CDS encoding TetR family transcriptional regulator produces MPRVAAGRAAVEPSSVEQRARHIRILDAAEELATEKDLDRVQMHEVAKRAGVAIGTLYRYFPSKIHLFVGVMAHQVDRMSEGIARRPRGKADAAERVFDVLVRANRSLLSKPALAKAMIQSSNAANAAVVTDVARIDATFRDVLLAAAGVDRPTADDLAVVRLLLQVWFGILQSSLNGRISMPDAEADLRLACTLLLRGMSPGGHASG; encoded by the coding sequence GTGCCCAGAGTCGCAGCGGGCAGAGCCGCGGTCGAACCGAGCTCGGTCGAGCAGCGGGCCCGGCACATCCGGATCCTGGACGCCGCGGAGGAACTCGCCACCGAGAAGGACCTCGACCGTGTCCAGATGCACGAGGTGGCCAAGCGGGCCGGGGTGGCGATCGGGACGCTCTACCGTTACTTCCCCTCCAAGATCCACCTGTTCGTCGGTGTGATGGCGCACCAGGTGGACCGGATGAGCGAAGGCATCGCCAGGCGTCCGCGCGGCAAGGCCGACGCCGCGGAACGCGTCTTCGACGTACTGGTCCGTGCCAACCGGTCGCTGCTGAGCAAGCCGGCCCTGGCGAAGGCCATGATCCAGTCCTCGAACGCGGCCAACGCCGCCGTCGTGACGGACGTCGCGCGGATCGACGCGACCTTCCGTGACGTGCTGCTGGCCGCGGCCGGGGTGGACCGGCCCACCGCCGACGACCTCGCGGTCGTCCGCCTGCTGCTCCAGGTGTGGTTCGGCATCCTGCAGTCCAGCCTGAACGGCCGCATCTCCATGCCGGATGCCGAGGCGGATCTGCGGCTCGCCTGCACCCTGCTGCTCCGGGGCATGTCACCCGGCGGCCACGCATCCGGCTGA
- a CDS encoding FadD3 family acyl-CoA ligase, whose translation MTQDGPVRTVPRVLAATAQRHPDTEALVDGAVRLTYRELAAQVRRATAAAMASGIAPGDRVAIWAPNGHRWVVAALGALGAGAVLVPVNTRYKGEEAAWLLARSKARTLFVDNGFLGHDYLDMLRDSGASAPGTPAAGRPVPALPDLLDVVLIGGAEVTGARTWPEFLAAGGDIPDAAADRRAAEVGEEDVCDMFFTSGTTGRPKGALTAHGQNIRAYQAWSERAGLRHGDRYLIVNPLFHTFGYKAGVLACLLRAATMVLQPVFEVRETLRLVSEEQVSVLPGPPAVYTSILDHPDRHAYDITSLRLAVTGAAVVPVALVERMRDELHLTVLTAYGLTEACGMVSMCTVADDTRTVATTSGRAVDGVALQVVDPAGAPLGPGGTGEIVVGGYNVMRGYFEDPAATAEAVDAQGRLHTGDVGHLDAHGNLTITDRLKDMFLVGGFNVYPAEIEQLLTRHRQISEAAVVGIPDPRLGEVGRAYVTARPGERPDPGEVIAFCRGRLANFKVPRDVVVVDRLPRNAVGKVLKSALDRS comes from the coding sequence ATGACCCAGGACGGCCCGGTCCGTACCGTTCCCCGTGTTCTCGCCGCCACGGCGCAGCGACACCCCGACACGGAGGCGCTGGTCGACGGCGCGGTCCGGCTGACGTACCGCGAACTCGCCGCGCAGGTACGGCGGGCCACGGCGGCGGCCATGGCGTCCGGCATCGCCCCGGGCGACCGGGTGGCGATCTGGGCGCCCAACGGGCACCGGTGGGTGGTGGCCGCCCTCGGCGCGCTCGGCGCGGGCGCCGTGCTGGTACCCGTCAACACCCGCTACAAGGGGGAGGAGGCCGCCTGGCTGCTGGCCAGGAGCAAGGCCCGGACGCTCTTCGTGGACAACGGGTTCCTCGGCCACGACTACCTGGACATGCTGCGGGACAGTGGCGCGTCCGCCCCCGGAACGCCGGCCGCCGGACGCCCGGTCCCCGCGCTGCCGGACCTGCTCGACGTCGTACTCATCGGCGGCGCCGAGGTCACCGGCGCGCGGACCTGGCCGGAGTTCCTCGCCGCGGGCGGGGACATTCCCGACGCGGCGGCCGACCGCCGCGCCGCCGAGGTCGGTGAGGAGGACGTCTGCGACATGTTCTTCACCTCGGGCACCACCGGCCGGCCCAAGGGCGCACTCACCGCGCACGGGCAGAACATCCGCGCCTACCAGGCGTGGAGCGAACGGGCCGGACTGCGCCACGGCGACCGCTATCTCATCGTCAACCCGCTGTTCCACACCTTCGGTTACAAGGCGGGGGTGCTCGCCTGTCTGCTCAGGGCGGCCACCATGGTCCTCCAGCCGGTGTTCGAGGTCCGGGAGACGCTGCGGCTGGTGAGCGAGGAGCAGGTGAGCGTGCTGCCGGGCCCGCCCGCCGTCTACACGTCGATCCTCGACCATCCCGACCGGCACGCCTACGACATCACGTCGCTGCGCCTCGCGGTGACCGGCGCCGCCGTGGTCCCGGTCGCACTCGTCGAGCGCATGCGGGACGAACTGCACCTGACCGTACTGACCGCGTACGGCCTCACCGAGGCCTGCGGCATGGTCTCCATGTGTACGGTCGCCGACGACACCCGGACCGTCGCCACGACCTCCGGCCGCGCCGTGGACGGCGTCGCACTCCAGGTCGTCGACCCGGCGGGAGCACCGCTCGGGCCGGGCGGGACCGGTGAGATCGTGGTGGGCGGGTACAACGTGATGCGCGGCTACTTCGAGGACCCGGCGGCCACCGCCGAGGCCGTCGACGCCCAGGGCCGGCTGCACACCGGAGACGTCGGGCACCTCGACGCGCACGGCAACCTGACGATCACCGACCGGCTCAAGGACATGTTCCTGGTCGGCGGGTTCAACGTGTACCCCGCCGAGATCGAGCAACTCCTCACCAGGCACCGGCAGATCTCCGAGGCCGCGGTCGTCGGGATACCGGACCCCCGGCTGGGCGAGGTGGGCCGGGCCTATGTCACCGCCCGGCCGGGGGAGCGCCCCGACCCCGGCGAGGTGATCGCCTTCTGCCGGGGGCGGCTGGCCAACTTCAAGGTGCCGCGCGACGTGGTGGTCGTGGACCGGCTGCCGCGCAACGCGGTCGGCAAGGTGCTCAAGAGCGCGCTCGACCGGAGCTGA
- a CDS encoding SDR family oxidoreductase, producing MSISNPVDFTGRAVVVTGGTKGIGFAIAEAFLGAGADVLVCGRGEPLALPTAGGRTAHFLAADVRDPAAASGLVEHAAASFGRLDVLVNNAGGSPDADAATVSPRFVEKIVALNLLAPFYTAQAANRVMQPQESGGSVINIGSVSGHDPQPGTAAYSAAKAGLLGLTRALALEWAPRVRVNHITTGLIRTENAAAVYGDDGGAAVARTIPMSRMAAPGDVAGACLYLASGLASYVNGADLAVHGGGEFPARYLAVQDGARAHGPESRTVEGATTLDR from the coding sequence ATGAGCATCAGCAATCCGGTGGACTTCACCGGACGGGCGGTCGTCGTCACGGGAGGCACCAAGGGCATCGGCTTCGCCATCGCCGAGGCGTTCCTCGGAGCCGGGGCGGACGTCCTGGTCTGCGGTCGCGGCGAGCCCCTCGCCCTGCCCACGGCGGGCGGCCGGACCGCGCACTTCCTCGCCGCCGATGTCCGCGATCCCGCCGCGGCGAGCGGTCTCGTCGAGCATGCGGCGGCTAGCTTCGGCCGACTGGACGTGCTCGTCAACAACGCGGGCGGCTCGCCCGACGCCGACGCCGCCACGGTCTCGCCGCGGTTCGTCGAGAAGATCGTCGCCCTCAACCTGCTGGCCCCCTTCTACACGGCGCAGGCCGCCAACCGGGTCATGCAGCCGCAGGAGAGCGGCGGTTCGGTCATCAACATCGGCAGCGTCTCGGGGCACGACCCGCAGCCGGGCACGGCCGCGTACTCCGCGGCCAAGGCCGGACTGCTGGGCCTGACCCGCGCCCTGGCCCTGGAGTGGGCACCCCGGGTCCGGGTCAACCACATCACCACCGGACTGATCCGCACCGAGAACGCGGCGGCCGTCTACGGAGACGACGGCGGAGCGGCCGTGGCCAGGACGATCCCGATGAGCCGGATGGCCGCCCCCGGGGACGTGGCGGGTGCGTGCCTCTACCTCGCGAGCGGCCTGGCGTCGTACGTGAACGGCGCGGATCTGGCGGTCCACGGGGGCGGCGAGTTCCCCGCGCGCTATCTCGCCGTGCAGGACGGAGCGCGGGCGCACGGACCGGAGTCCAGGACCGTGGAAGGTGCCACGACCCTGGACCGCTGA
- a CDS encoding 3-oxoacyl-ACP reductase, with amino-acid sequence MHEAVSLDGRTAVVTGAGAGVGRAEALALAAAGARVVVNDVGPAAQAVVDEIISGGGQATAVVGDVGDWSLGERLVEKAVTRYGSLDILVNNAGVLRDMMLFNLTETAWDDVIRVHLKGHASVSRAAAVHWRALSKATGGPVYGRVVNTSSEAFLFGAAGQPNYSAAKAGIVALTLSTAQGLSRYGVRANAICPRARTGMTEHVFGEAADGAGELDILAPERIGTFVGYLASPAAAEINGQVFVVYGDMVALMAAPQVERQFRTTGPAFTPDELDQQLTPYFKGRSPYQSYAAYSVADLDTTGVQSAAN; translated from the coding sequence ATGCATGAAGCAGTCAGCCTGGACGGCCGGACGGCCGTCGTCACCGGCGCTGGTGCGGGCGTCGGCCGCGCCGAGGCGCTGGCCCTGGCCGCGGCCGGGGCCAGGGTCGTCGTCAACGACGTGGGCCCCGCCGCCCAGGCCGTGGTCGACGAGATCATCAGCGGGGGCGGACAGGCCACGGCCGTCGTCGGCGACGTGGGTGACTGGTCACTGGGCGAACGGCTGGTGGAGAAGGCAGTCACCCGGTACGGCAGCCTGGACATCCTCGTCAACAACGCAGGCGTACTGCGCGACATGATGCTCTTCAACCTGACCGAGACCGCCTGGGACGACGTCATCCGTGTCCACCTGAAGGGACACGCGTCGGTCTCACGGGCCGCCGCCGTCCACTGGCGCGCCCTCAGCAAGGCCACCGGCGGTCCGGTCTACGGACGGGTCGTCAACACCTCGTCGGAAGCGTTCCTGTTCGGCGCCGCGGGCCAGCCCAACTACTCGGCCGCCAAAGCCGGCATCGTCGCGCTGACCCTCTCCACCGCCCAGGGGCTGAGCCGGTACGGCGTGCGGGCCAACGCCATCTGCCCGCGGGCCCGTACCGGCATGACCGAGCACGTCTTCGGCGAGGCGGCCGACGGCGCGGGTGAGCTGGACATCCTGGCCCCGGAGCGGATCGGCACGTTCGTCGGCTACCTGGCGTCACCTGCGGCGGCGGAGATCAACGGCCAGGTCTTCGTGGTCTACGGCGACATGGTGGCGCTGATGGCCGCACCCCAGGTGGAGCGGCAGTTCCGCACCACGGGCCCGGCGTTCACCCCCGACGAACTGGACCAGCAACTGACCCCGTACTTCAAGGGCCGCAGTCCTTACCAGTCGTACGCGGCATACAGCGTGGCCGACCTCGACACCACCGGTGTGCAGAGCGCCGCGAACTGA
- a CDS encoding TetR family transcriptional regulator — MPRVAENRPAAEPSSPDQRARRLRLLEAAAQLAAVNGLERVQMHEVARQARVAIGTLYRYFPSKTHLFVGVMADQVGRLGDTFAQRRPVAGLPSHEAAFGVLQQASRALLRRPELANAMLTSATNADAGKVPGVAAIDSGIRAVILDVIGLEHPTPEDLTRVRLLLQLWYGVLQSGLQGRISMPEVESDLRLGCRMLLAGMSPPAPAP; from the coding sequence GTGCCCAGAGTTGCGGAGAACCGCCCGGCGGCGGAGCCCAGCTCGCCGGACCAGCGGGCCCGGCGGCTGCGTCTGCTGGAGGCGGCTGCCCAGCTGGCCGCCGTGAACGGACTGGAGCGGGTCCAGATGCACGAGGTGGCCCGGCAGGCCCGCGTCGCCATCGGGACCCTCTACCGGTATTTCCCGTCCAAGACGCACTTGTTCGTCGGAGTGATGGCCGATCAGGTGGGACGCCTCGGCGACACCTTCGCCCAGCGGCGGCCCGTCGCCGGACTGCCGTCCCACGAGGCCGCGTTCGGTGTCCTCCAGCAGGCCAGCCGTGCACTGCTGCGCCGCCCCGAGCTGGCCAACGCGATGCTCACCTCGGCCACCAACGCCGATGCCGGGAAGGTGCCCGGGGTGGCCGCGATCGACAGCGGCATCCGTGCCGTCATCCTGGACGTGATCGGTCTGGAACATCCCACCCCCGAGGACCTGACCCGCGTCCGGCTGCTGCTCCAACTCTGGTACGGAGTACTTCAGTCGGGCCTGCAGGGGCGGATCTCGATGCCGGAGGTGGAGTCGGATCTACGGCTGGGCTGCCGGATGCTGCTCGCCGGGATGTCGCCTCCCGCGCCCGCGCCGTGA
- a CDS encoding VOC family protein encodes MAEIRALGYLVVRTRHLDRWRELAVDALGFAEGKGPDPEGLYLRMDERRARLTLLPGDSDRVEAVGWEVRDQFALARVRHAVEASGTAVKELSPDRTSERGVEEAIAFTDPGGTPLEVFYAPVLDHSPLLTGAGQRFVTGGAGMGHVVLPTTRMDETVTFYTEVLDFLPRGAMRLGGPVTDPPRRVRFLGVNERHHSLAVVPAPHGEAPGLVHLMVEADSLDAVGIALDRVHQHGFPLSSTLGRHTNDKMVSFYVRAPGGWDVEYGSEGMLVDETHYTAEEITADSYWGHDWSGTQPLAAFAPLPAGEER; translated from the coding sequence ATGGCTGAGATCCGCGCACTGGGATACCTCGTGGTCCGCACCCGACACCTCGACCGCTGGCGTGAACTGGCCGTCGACGCACTCGGGTTCGCCGAGGGGAAGGGGCCCGACCCCGAAGGGCTGTACCTGCGCATGGACGAGCGCAGGGCCCGGCTGACCCTGCTCCCCGGCGACAGCGACCGGGTGGAGGCCGTGGGCTGGGAGGTGCGCGACCAGTTCGCACTCGCCCGGGTACGGCACGCCGTCGAGGCCTCCGGCACAGCGGTGAAGGAGCTCTCCCCGGACCGGACGTCGGAGCGGGGTGTGGAGGAGGCCATTGCCTTCACCGACCCCGGGGGCACCCCGCTCGAAGTCTTCTACGCGCCGGTACTCGACCACAGCCCCCTGCTCACGGGCGCGGGCCAGCGGTTCGTCACGGGGGGCGCCGGCATGGGACATGTCGTACTGCCCACGACCCGGATGGACGAGACGGTCACCTTCTACACCGAGGTCCTGGACTTCCTGCCGCGCGGCGCGATGCGGCTCGGCGGCCCGGTCACCGACCCGCCGCGCCGGGTGCGTTTCCTGGGCGTCAACGAGCGCCACCACAGCCTGGCGGTCGTTCCCGCGCCGCACGGCGAAGCGCCCGGCCTGGTGCACCTGATGGTCGAGGCGGACAGCCTCGACGCCGTCGGGATCGCCCTCGACCGGGTGCATCAGCACGGCTTCCCGCTGTCCTCGACCCTCGGCCGGCACACCAACGACAAGATGGTGTCCTTCTACGTCCGGGCGCCCGGCGGCTGGGACGTCGAGTACGGCAGTGAGGGGATGCTCGTCGACGAGACCCACTACACGGCCGAGGAGATCACCGCCGACAGCTACTGGGGCCACGACTGGTCCGGCACCCAGCCGCTGGCCGCCTTCGCCCCGCTGCCCGCGGGAGAGGAGCGCTGA
- a CDS encoding acyl-CoA dehydrogenase family protein, translating to MADTALDRIMARADELRELGPRNEARGRLTDRTAELLREAGTMRMLQPKTHGGLEAHPREFAETVMAVAALDGATGWVSGVVGVHPWEMAFADPKVQEEVWGEDQDTWIASPYAPMGVARPVDGGYLFSGHWQFSSGTDHCRWIFLGGFLGDADGTPVSPPQSLHLILPRSDYEIIEDSWDVVGLRGTGSKDVVVTDAFVPDHRVIPYNKVVDGTAAKEAGLTNPAYHLPFSCAFPLGITSAVIGIAEGALAHHVEYQRHRTTVTGTRIKDDPHALYALSEATAEIGAARTALLDNVSRMYDTVEAGREVTFGDRAAGRRIQVGAAWRAVRAMDEIVARSGGNAMRMDNPLQRFWRDAHTGLAHAIHVPGSVFHASALTDLGIEPPQGPMRSMI from the coding sequence ATGGCCGACACCGCACTCGACAGGATCATGGCCAGGGCGGACGAGCTCCGCGAACTCGGCCCGCGCAACGAGGCCCGGGGCAGGCTCACCGACCGGACGGCCGAACTGCTCCGCGAGGCCGGAACCATGCGGATGCTCCAGCCGAAGACGCACGGAGGCCTGGAGGCACACCCGCGTGAGTTCGCCGAGACCGTGATGGCGGTCGCCGCACTGGACGGCGCCACCGGCTGGGTCAGCGGCGTGGTGGGGGTGCACCCGTGGGAGATGGCCTTCGCCGACCCGAAGGTCCAGGAGGAGGTCTGGGGCGAGGACCAGGACACCTGGATCGCCTCCCCGTACGCCCCGATGGGTGTGGCCAGGCCGGTCGACGGCGGCTATCTCTTCAGCGGGCACTGGCAGTTCTCCTCCGGGACCGACCACTGCCGGTGGATCTTTCTGGGCGGCTTCCTGGGGGACGCCGACGGCACCCCCGTATCGCCCCCGCAGTCGCTGCACCTGATCCTGCCCCGCTCCGACTACGAGATCATCGAGGACTCGTGGGACGTCGTCGGGCTGCGCGGCACCGGCAGCAAGGACGTCGTCGTCACGGACGCGTTCGTCCCCGACCACCGGGTCATCCCGTACAACAAGGTGGTCGACGGCACCGCCGCCAAGGAAGCGGGCCTGACCAACCCCGCCTACCATCTGCCGTTCTCCTGCGCCTTCCCGCTGGGCATCACCTCCGCGGTCATCGGCATCGCCGAGGGCGCACTCGCCCACCACGTGGAGTACCAGCGCCACCGCACCACGGTGACCGGCACCAGGATCAAGGACGACCCGCACGCCCTGTACGCGCTCAGCGAGGCCACCGCCGAGATCGGCGCGGCCCGCACCGCCCTGCTCGACAACGTCTCCCGGATGTACGACACCGTCGAGGCCGGACGGGAAGTGACCTTCGGGGACCGGGCGGCGGGCCGGCGCATCCAGGTCGGGGCGGCCTGGCGAGCGGTCCGTGCGATGGACGAGATCGTCGCCCGCTCCGGGGGCAACGCCATGCGCATGGACAACCCCTTGCAGCGCTTCTGGCGCGACGCGCACACCGGCCTCGCGCACGCCATCCACGTACCCGGTTCGGTGTTCCACGCCTCGGCGCTCACCGACCTGGGCATCGAGCCGCCGCAGGGGCCGATGCGCTCGATGATCTGA
- the dmpG gene encoding 4-hydroxy-2-oxovalerate aldolase: MPYSADLDIRVTDSSLRDGSHAKQHQFTVEHVRSIVAALDDAGVPVIEVTHGDGLGGSSFNYGFSHTPEQELIKAAVETATRARIAFLMLPGLGVQDDIRSAADNGAAICRIATHCTEADISVQHFGLARELGLETVGFLMMSHSSPPEALATQARIMADAGCQCVYIVDSAGALVLEQTSDRVAALVAELGADAQVGFHGHENLGLGVANSVLAVRAGALQIDGSTRRFGAGAGNTPVEAFAAVAEKLGIRTGIDTLKIIDAAEDVVRPVMDGECLLDRLSLTMGYAGVYSSFLKHADRQARRYGVSGAEILIEAGRRELVGGQEDQLIEIAVGLAAKNKAAVGA, from the coding sequence ATGCCCTACAGCGCAGACCTCGACATCCGGGTCACCGACTCCTCGCTGCGGGACGGCTCGCACGCCAAGCAGCACCAGTTCACCGTCGAGCACGTCCGCTCGATCGTGGCGGCTCTCGACGACGCGGGAGTGCCCGTCATCGAGGTCACCCACGGCGACGGACTCGGCGGATCGTCCTTCAACTACGGCTTCAGCCACACCCCCGAGCAGGAACTGATCAAGGCCGCGGTGGAGACCGCCACCCGGGCCCGGATCGCCTTCCTCATGCTGCCCGGACTGGGCGTACAGGACGACATCCGGAGCGCGGCCGACAACGGCGCGGCCATCTGCCGCATCGCCACCCACTGCACCGAGGCGGACATCTCCGTCCAGCACTTCGGACTGGCCCGCGAACTCGGCCTGGAGACCGTGGGTTTCCTGATGATGTCGCACAGCAGTCCGCCGGAGGCCCTGGCGACGCAGGCCCGCATCATGGCCGACGCGGGCTGCCAGTGCGTCTACATCGTGGACTCGGCCGGGGCACTGGTGCTGGAGCAGACCAGTGACCGGGTGGCGGCCCTGGTCGCCGAGCTCGGCGCGGACGCCCAGGTGGGATTCCACGGACACGAGAACCTCGGGCTGGGAGTGGCCAACTCCGTACTCGCCGTACGGGCCGGCGCCCTCCAGATCGACGGCTCGACCCGGCGGTTCGGGGCCGGTGCGGGCAACACCCCGGTCGAGGCCTTCGCGGCCGTCGCGGAGAAGCTCGGCATCCGGACCGGCATCGACACCCTGAAGATCATCGACGCGGCGGAGGACGTGGTCCGTCCCGTGATGGACGGCGAGTGCCTGCTCGACCGGCTCTCCCTGACCATGGGCTACGCGGGGGTGTACTCCAGCTTCCTCAAGCACGCGGACCGGCAGGCCCGGCGCTACGGGGTGTCCGGCGCGGAGATCCTCATCGAGGCCGGACGGCGCGAACTCGTCGGCGGCCAGGAGGACCAGCTGATCGAGATCGCCGTCGGTCTGGCGGCGAAGAACAAGGCAGCCGTCGGCGCCTGA
- a CDS encoding acetaldehyde dehydrogenase (acetylating), which produces MTKASAAIVGSGNIGTDLMYKLLRSDAIEPRWMIGVDADSPGLKRAADHGLTTGSTGVGPLLEQDELPDIVFEATSAHVHRANAPRYAELGIQAVDLTPAAIGPAVVPAVNQGEHLEAPNVSLITCGGQATIPIVHAVSRVTEVAYAEIVASVASPSAGPGTRQNIDEFTHATSRGIERIGGARKGKAIIILNPAEPPMLMRDTVFCSLPADADRSAVSASVHRMVADVAAYVPGYRLRAEPQFDDPGPGSGGFARVAVFLEVEGAGDFLPPYSGNLDIMTAAATRVGEGFARQITTGRA; this is translated from the coding sequence GTGACCAAGGCCAGTGCAGCCATTGTCGGTTCCGGGAACATCGGCACCGATCTGATGTACAAGTTGCTCCGCTCGGACGCCATCGAGCCCCGCTGGATGATCGGCGTCGACGCGGACAGCCCCGGACTGAAACGTGCGGCCGACCACGGCCTGACCACCGGCTCCACGGGGGTCGGCCCGCTGCTGGAACAGGACGAACTCCCCGACATCGTCTTCGAGGCGACCTCCGCCCACGTCCACCGGGCCAACGCCCCGCGCTACGCCGAACTGGGCATCCAGGCCGTCGATCTGACGCCCGCGGCCATCGGCCCGGCCGTGGTGCCGGCCGTCAACCAGGGCGAGCACCTGGAGGCCCCGAACGTCAGCCTCATCACCTGCGGGGGCCAGGCGACCATCCCGATCGTGCACGCCGTGTCCCGGGTGACCGAGGTGGCGTACGCCGAGATCGTGGCGAGCGTCGCGTCGCCGTCGGCGGGGCCGGGCACCCGGCAGAACATCGACGAGTTCACCCACGCCACCAGCCGGGGCATCGAGCGGATCGGCGGCGCCCGCAAGGGCAAAGCCATCATCATCCTCAACCCGGCCGAACCGCCCATGCTCATGCGGGACACGGTGTTCTGCTCGCTCCCGGCCGACGCGGACCGCTCGGCCGTCTCCGCCTCCGTCCACCGGATGGTGGCCGACGTGGCCGCGTACGTCCCCGGCTACCGGCTGCGCGCCGAGCCGCAGTTCGACGATCCCGGCCCCGGCAGCGGCGGGTTCGCCCGTGTCGCGGTCTTCCTGGAGGTCGAGGGCGCCGGTGACTTCCTGCCGCCGTACTCCGGGAACCTCGACATCATGACCGCCGCCGCCACCAGGGTCGGCGAGGGCTTCGCCCGGCAGATCACCACGGGCCGGGCCTGA